In the genome of Chrysoperla carnea chromosome 5, inChrCarn1.1, whole genome shotgun sequence, the window caattaaaaatacaaaatttttgtttataataataaatatctcagtAAATTCATAGTTTTTCCAAAAGTTTATGCTACAAATAAATTGTTCCCGTTTAGTTCTTTAGGGATTTAACAATAtcgatttataaatatcatatagGCAAGGCACATTACAAGtactttttgtgtttttgaaacaaaaattttaaaatttggtaacaGGAGAATATGTTAGATATTGCAGAAATGTACATATTCTTTATGTCTATGGTAATATAATAAAGACACACCTCCTATTATACGAAAGTATAATAGGAGGTGTGTCTTTATATAGCATTTCTATTGgtcgaaactaaaaaaaacatggctgctttaatataaaattaaaaatgagtaAGATATATAGATATTGTATTGAACCAAAAGAGACAAATATATTAGTAATATCAATGCAGCCAACACAAAGATATTGTAACCAACCAAGTATACCAACCTAACATATGTACTTTATTAGATTACCAtagacataaaaaatatgtatatttctgCAATATCTAACATATTCTCCtgttaccaaattttaaaatttttagttcagaaacataaaaattacttgTAACGTGTCTTGcctatatgttatttataatcgatattcttaatttaaaatcgatattgTTAAATCCTGAAAGAAAGAACTAAACGGGAGCAATTTATTGAGAgcaaaaacgttaaaaaaactatcaatttaccgagataataaaaacaaaaattttgtatttttaattgaaaatatttaattaaatagttatttaataattggagcGATTGTgatcatttagaaaaaatccTGGAGTATTggtccaattattaaataattgtttataaatattatatttaaatattttcaatttacgttATCCCAAACGTTTTTGCTCTCAATAAATTGCTCCTGTTTAGTTCTTTCTTTCAGGATTTAACAATAtcgatttataaataacatataggCAAGACACGTTAcaagtaatttttatgtttctgaactaaaaattttaaaatttggtaacaGGAGAATATGTTAGATATTGcagaaatatacatattttttatgtctaTGGTAATCTAATAAAGTACATATGTTAGGTTGGTATACTTGGTTGGTTACAATATCTTTGTGTTGGCTGCATTGATATTACTAATATATTTGTCtcttttatttcaatacaatatctatatatcttactcatttttaattttatattaaagcagccatgttttttttagtttcgacCAATAGAAATGCTATATAAAGACttcgttttattatattaccatAGACATAAAGAATATGTACATTTCTGCAATATCTAACATATTCTCCtgttaccaaattttaaaatttttgtttcaaaaacacaaaaagtaCTTGTAATGTGCCTTGCctatatgatatttataaatcgaTATTGTTAAATACCTAAAGAACTAAACGGGAGCAATTTATTTGTAGCATAAACGTTTGGAAAAACTATGAATTTactgagatatttattataaacaataattttgtatttttaattgaaaatatttatttaaaagcgcACCGTGAGGTAAAGTTCAgtcaaaaacataataatatagattatttattaatgtatcttatattttattaaacatataatttaaaacttctttcTTAGATCTTAGATCTTACTAGAGGAACAAAAGTTCAGTACAATCGAAACtctggaaaataaataaattttttgcaggaaatgaaaatttttgttcagcCTAGAAAAGTTTGTTAAAACACCACTGTGggtctatatttaatataagtctATGATGCAGGGTCGTATTTGAAAATAGACTGGTGAAacggtttttaatattttcattttatataattcactTTGTAAAATGGAACCTATCgcatctaatttttttgaaacacctGAAAAACCTATTGAAGAATCTGtaagttttataaatcatatttatcttatttgattattatacaCCACTTATATTACAATATAGAGGTTATGTTTATGtaaacacaattaaaaaatttaatagtatgtTATATTATCTTAAGATTTTTGTCCAAAACGAAAGGATATAACTAAATCAAATTCCACAAATAAATTAGTAACCAGGAGTATAGCTGAATTtgccttttttttcttaaaaacgatGCTTTGAGTTATACTGAAATGTAGatcattttatacaatttgttaCTTAGTTTAGTCGATTAGCTTGCGTTGAAAGGCACAAAGGATATCGTAGGACTTTAGATATGTTGACGAGCCTCCTACTCGTACAACAggtataacaaaaacaaaaattagttagCAAAATAATCACCCACAAATTAAGTTTTCCCCGACGAAAGCGAACTTCTTATTTATTCAATGGTTCTAAAAAATAAGCGAATGCAATATTTGTATGATGTTATAAATTGCATGATTTAATTTCCCCCTCATTTTGCAGGTACATATGCCTAAAAAACAATTGGATCGCCAAACGAAAGAAATCATATATAGAGTatactgtttttttaaacaagaggCTGAAGACTtaccagaaattaaaaattttttaaaaagaacaatGGATGCTTGCGGCATACCAAAAACTACGATTTGTCGAATTGTCCGGGAAGCGAATGAAATTGACTATGTATCATCACCCACTATAAAAACAATGaacgaagaaataaaaaacacgaCGGAAAATATTTCCCAAGAGGTAATTTGGCGTACTATGTACTTGTATTCCCCATCCTTAACCGAATCACATTATGAGTGATAATCGAGAGGCTTCCGATCTCTATTATCAGGTGTCGGCTATCCTAGCTATGTTTTTCCATTAGGTTTGCACATATAGGTTAATACTGGGATAGTTCCTAACTAAGCTAACCATAGCTGCATACTTCCCCCTTTCTTCTATTTTCCCGATCCTTTTTTTATGACATGTCCTGAtcaatgtttgtatgtttgttaaaaaagaatgtttaaaaaagaatgaacaaattgaattgaatatataaaattaagggCGCTCCAGCAAGTTTTGCTTGCAAGCTTCCAATTCTGATTCAGTAACCCAGAAAAACATAAAGAAACCGTAGAAATACCGaatacttgaatttttttcccaCGTGAGAAGTTTTTATCCTATCGATTTACTAGATAATTTTTCTTGGTTTGTAGACACAACACCACCAAACACCTAAAAAACAGTTGCAACGACAAGCGAAAGAAATGGCATATAAAGTGtatacgttttttaaaaaagaatctgTTGAGCTTGTTGAGAAaccacaatttaaaaattatctaaagaGAACAATCAAAGCTTTAGGTATGACGAAATCCACAATTTGTCGAATTGTTCAAGAAATGAATAAGACTGGCCAGATATCTTCACCtaagagaaatttaaaaaaactaaaatcgacGAGTTTTCGCATAAGGTAATTCGGTATAATCCTATCAAAAAGGCAAAAAAATAGAACGAATATCATAATAGGAGATAACAGTTGAAAACTTCTAAGTGTTTTGTAAGATATTCAATCTCGAATGtcatgaaaataacttttatgtaattcttgataattaattattaattacaatgaA includes:
- the LOC123299995 gene encoding uncharacterized protein LOC123299995, which produces MEPIASNFFETPEKPIEESVHMPKKQLDRQTKEIIYRVYCFFKQEAEDLPEIKNFLKRTMDACGIPKTTICRIVREANEIDYVSSPTIKTMNEEIKNTTENISQETQHHQTPKKQLQRQAKEMAYKVYTFFKKESVELVEKPQFKNYLKRTIKALGMTKSTICRIVQEMNKTGQISSPKRNLKKLKSTSFRIRIKQKGKGNTKGETKEKTKKEKKQVFKDVPMLESVTVSHATEVTRPWV